One genomic window of Bremerella sp. JC817 includes the following:
- a CDS encoding serine/threonine-protein kinase yields the protein MTEKKMGPYRLETTIGSGGMGTVYRGIDERTGDQAAIKVLPSGMSHNEGLRERFQREIETLLQLKHPNIVRLFGFGEEDGELFYAMELVEGRSLAEVIVKTPIKSWRTVVRYALEIASGLRQAHDMGIVHRDIKPANILITRGDKVKILDFGIARLFGATGVTMAGGIVGTADYMAPEQAFGEGVTPKADLYSLGALMYAMLSRQPPFRGNTIAEILDKLRYSDPTPIGRLVDTIPNDLSQLIMQLLEKNPEHRVPTARALCRRLQAILDLPEDTDFEMNLADYSTQAPSAPVDEYQLKDGGDDFPTVDPTARKLAEAPTMQLTNPGTSDPAQSVADSDQTAAPKTIITQRRPKSDEPQTRFTTVAEQRQRKSEEESQREKGNAWINYLQIGGLLIALSVVIGIMFVAPKQPDADDVYRTIESSANEGNLGDVAEEMDSFLDRFPEDPRSEYIAQLREELNLRRQENRYRLAAAIGRVSQGMHPVEHLYLDAMKTTDFDPQAARDKLQGLLLVYGPADAQEGDIARCLVLAERRLKQLNTTLAYQNKQQTASLRERLDYARRISGDKPDEARRIYVGVIQLLQNESWGSHLLEEAREQLNALQNR from the coding sequence ATGACCGAAAAGAAGATGGGTCCCTATCGGCTGGAAACCACCATTGGCAGTGGTGGTATGGGGACCGTTTATCGTGGCATCGACGAACGTACCGGCGACCAGGCGGCAATCAAAGTCCTGCCCAGCGGCATGTCCCATAACGAAGGCCTGCGCGAACGCTTCCAGCGTGAAATCGAGACGCTGCTGCAGCTGAAGCACCCCAACATTGTGCGGCTGTTTGGTTTCGGCGAAGAGGATGGCGAACTGTTCTATGCCATGGAACTGGTCGAAGGGCGCAGCCTGGCCGAGGTGATCGTGAAGACCCCGATCAAAAGCTGGCGAACCGTTGTCCGCTATGCCTTGGAGATTGCCTCGGGACTGCGACAAGCGCATGACATGGGGATCGTTCATCGCGACATTAAACCAGCGAACATCCTGATAACGCGCGGCGACAAAGTCAAAATCCTCGACTTCGGCATCGCACGTCTCTTCGGAGCGACCGGTGTCACGATGGCCGGCGGCATTGTCGGTACCGCCGACTACATGGCGCCTGAACAAGCTTTCGGCGAAGGGGTCACGCCCAAGGCAGATCTCTACAGTTTGGGCGCGCTGATGTATGCGATGCTCTCGCGACAGCCACCGTTTCGGGGCAACACGATCGCCGAGATCCTCGACAAGCTTCGTTACTCCGATCCTACGCCAATCGGACGCCTGGTCGACACCATTCCCAACGATCTCTCCCAACTGATCATGCAGCTTCTGGAAAAGAATCCAGAGCATCGCGTTCCGACGGCCCGGGCACTTTGCCGCCGACTGCAAGCCATCTTGGATCTGCCGGAAGACACGGACTTCGAGATGAACCTGGCCGACTACTCGACCCAGGCTCCCTCTGCACCAGTCGACGAATACCAGCTGAAAGATGGGGGCGACGACTTTCCGACCGTCGATCCTACGGCTCGGAAGCTGGCCGAAGCACCAACGATGCAGCTCACCAACCCAGGGACATCCGATCCAGCTCAGTCGGTCGCCGATAGCGATCAGACCGCTGCACCAAAGACCATTATCACTCAGCGACGTCCCAAGTCTGACGAACCGCAAACCCGGTTCACCACCGTAGCCGAACAACGGCAACGAAAGTCAGAGGAAGAGTCGCAGCGTGAAAAAGGAAATGCGTGGATCAACTACTTGCAGATTGGTGGTCTGCTGATCGCGTTGAGCGTGGTCATTGGCATCATGTTCGTCGCACCCAAGCAACCGGATGCCGACGACGTTTACCGCACCATCGAATCAAGTGCCAACGAAGGCAACCTGGGCGATGTTGCGGAAGAGATGGACTCGTTCCTCGACCGCTTTCCTGAAGATCCACGCTCGGAATATATCGCTCAACTCCGCGAAGAGTTGAACCTTCGTCGACAAGAGAATCGCTATCGCCTGGCCGCGGCAATCGGTCGTGTCAGCCAGGGAATGCATCCGGTCGAGCATCTTTATCTGGATGCGATGAAGACAACCGACTTCGACCCGCAGGCAGCCCGTGACAAGCTTCAGGGACTTCTGCTGGTCTATGGTCCCGCCGACGCTCAGGAAGGGGACATCGCCCGTTGTCTGGTTCTGGCCGAACGGCGTTTGAAGCAATTGAACACAACGCTCGCCTATCAAAACAAGCAGCAAACCGCCTCGCTTCGCGAACGCTTGGACTACGCTCGTCGGATCTCCGGTGACAAGCCTGACGAGGCCCGGCGGATCTATGTGGGTGTGATTCAACTGCTGCAGAATGAATCGTGGGGAAGCCACCTGCTAGAGGAAGCGCGAGAGCAACTCAACGCGTTGCAGAATCGATAG
- a CDS encoding right-handed parallel beta-helix repeat-containing protein, with the protein MKSLRLASLGLLALFTTTLSAADWYVATNGNDSAAGTKEAPFASLEAARNAIRSAKKAGPPQSHTVWVADGTYTLSAPFQLTPEDSGTADHPIRYRAIEGATPLISGGSQVTGWKQEGNVWVATLPEDLRLPLPEQLIAGTKPTTLAREPDEGLFTFVGVTEEAEPKKPATQMLRLTPEDYAATLAKVTPEELPQVQFLAYHKWDNTRRHLDKLIPEEHAMVSSGRKMKGHNPLNEKTQFRLENFAAAMDTPGEWFASPDGKIRYLPREGEDPSQLPMIVPRLEKLLVVAGKPEANQFVEHVTIEGLRFCHGRWTTPKQGFEPSQAASPIEAAVQIDGARHLTIADCEVGHVGIFGIWFRRGCHDCRIERTWVHDTGAGGVRIGETALRHEANLLTDHITVDNNILNSGGRVFPCAVGLWIGHSPDNVVSHNEIADYFYSGISVGWRWGYAESLAKRNTITKNHVHHLGYGLLSDMGGIYTLGPSEGTVVTGNVFHDIHAYSYGGWGMYTDEGSSDILFENNLVYNTKTGGFHQHYGKDNIVRNNILAFALLYQLRASRPEEHRSFVFEQNIVYYDTGSLLDGRFSQVKHDSARNCYFDASGKPVTFEGKSLEEWQKTGHEKGSIIADPKFADPEHHDFTLASDSPALKLGFKPFNTDDVGVYGKPQWIEKAKSGSYPPVHAE; encoded by the coding sequence ATGAAGTCGCTGCGACTTGCCTCGCTGGGCCTGTTGGCTCTGTTCACCACCACGCTTTCTGCCGCCGATTGGTATGTCGCCACAAACGGCAACGACTCCGCCGCCGGCACAAAGGAAGCCCCCTTCGCTTCGCTCGAAGCGGCTCGCAATGCGATTCGTTCGGCGAAAAAAGCAGGACCGCCGCAGTCGCACACCGTCTGGGTTGCCGACGGCACCTACACGTTGTCGGCTCCCTTTCAGCTAACGCCTGAAGATAGTGGCACGGCCGACCATCCCATTCGGTACCGTGCCATCGAAGGTGCCACTCCACTAATAAGTGGCGGCAGCCAGGTAACTGGCTGGAAGCAGGAAGGAAATGTCTGGGTCGCGACGCTGCCGGAAGATCTTCGATTGCCACTGCCGGAACAACTGATTGCCGGCACGAAGCCCACCACGCTCGCACGCGAACCGGACGAAGGCTTGTTCACGTTCGTCGGCGTCACCGAGGAAGCCGAGCCCAAGAAGCCTGCCACGCAAATGCTGCGTCTGACGCCTGAAGATTACGCGGCCACGCTGGCGAAGGTCACCCCGGAGGAACTGCCCCAGGTTCAGTTCCTGGCTTATCACAAGTGGGATAACACCCGCCGTCATCTCGATAAGCTGATCCCGGAAGAACATGCCATGGTCAGCTCAGGCCGGAAGATGAAGGGGCACAATCCACTTAACGAAAAGACGCAATTTCGCCTCGAGAACTTCGCCGCCGCAATGGATACGCCTGGCGAATGGTTTGCTTCGCCCGATGGCAAAATTCGTTACTTGCCACGCGAAGGGGAAGATCCTTCGCAGCTGCCGATGATCGTGCCGCGGCTCGAAAAGCTTTTGGTTGTTGCCGGCAAGCCGGAAGCGAACCAGTTTGTCGAGCATGTCACCATCGAAGGCCTCCGCTTCTGTCACGGTCGCTGGACGACTCCCAAGCAAGGTTTTGAACCGAGCCAGGCCGCTTCGCCGATTGAAGCTGCCGTGCAGATCGATGGAGCCCGGCACCTGACCATCGCCGACTGCGAGGTTGGCCATGTCGGCATCTTCGGCATCTGGTTTCGCCGTGGCTGCCACGATTGTCGGATCGAGCGAACGTGGGTCCACGATACAGGCGCCGGGGGTGTTCGGATCGGCGAGACCGCGCTTCGTCACGAAGCGAACCTACTGACCGATCATATCACGGTCGACAACAACATTCTGAACAGTGGTGGCCGAGTTTTCCCTTGTGCCGTTGGACTTTGGATTGGCCATAGTCCCGACAACGTCGTCAGCCACAACGAAATCGCCGATTACTTTTACAGCGGAATCTCGGTCGGATGGCGTTGGGGATACGCCGAGTCGCTGGCGAAACGAAACACGATCACCAAGAACCATGTCCATCACCTGGGCTACGGCTTGCTGAGCGACATGGGAGGCATCTATACGCTTGGTCCTTCCGAAGGGACCGTCGTGACCGGTAACGTTTTCCACGACATTCATGCCTACAGCTATGGCGGCTGGGGGATGTATACCGACGAAGGCAGCAGCGATATCCTGTTCGAGAACAACCTCGTCTATAATACCAAGACCGGGGGATTCCATCAGCACTACGGCAAAGACAACATCGTGCGAAACAACATTCTCGCGTTCGCTTTGCTCTATCAGTTGCGTGCCTCTCGCCCCGAAGAACATCGTTCGTTTGTCTTCGAGCAGAACATTGTTTATTACGACACCGGGTCGCTGCTCGATGGTCGTTTCAGCCAGGTGAAGCACGACAGTGCTCGGAACTGTTACTTCGACGCCTCAGGCAAACCGGTCACGTTTGAAGGCAAGTCGCTGGAAGAATGGCAAAAGACCGGGCACGAGAAGGGCTCGATCATCGCCGATCCGAAGTTCGCCGATCCAGAACATCACGACTTCACCCTGGCCAGCGATTCTCCGGCCTTGAAGCTGGGATTCAAGCCCTTCAACACCGACGACGTTGGCGTGTATGGCAAGCCGCAGTGGATCGAGAAAGCGAAGAGCGGAAGTTACCCTCCGGTTCATGCCGAGTAG
- a CDS encoding carboxymuconolactone decarboxylase family protein: MPRLQPISIESSEGKTRDLLEAAKKKLGKHVNLIATMANAPVVLEAYLGFSGALGHTRLPAKAREAVAMAIGEKNHCQYCVSAHTMVGQSIGYTQEETVRIRQGEAADPKVQAVIDLAAAIVDSKGLISETQFAAAQQAGLSDEEISEVVGLVALNIFTNYFNHVAETEVDFPKVELFAEAH; the protein is encoded by the coding sequence ATGCCTCGTTTGCAACCTATCTCGATCGAATCGTCTGAAGGCAAAACCCGCGACCTCTTGGAAGCTGCCAAGAAGAAGTTGGGCAAGCATGTGAATCTCATCGCCACGATGGCCAACGCTCCGGTGGTCCTCGAGGCCTACCTCGGGTTCTCTGGTGCGTTGGGTCATACCCGGTTACCGGCCAAGGCCCGGGAGGCGGTCGCCATGGCCATCGGCGAGAAGAATCATTGCCAGTACTGCGTCTCCGCTCACACGATGGTTGGTCAGTCGATCGGTTACACCCAAGAGGAAACGGTCCGCATCCGTCAGGGAGAGGCCGCCGATCCGAAGGTTCAGGCGGTCATTGATCTGGCGGCAGCGATTGTCGACTCGAAAGGCTTGATCAGCGAAACGCAGTTTGCTGCCGCGCAGCAGGCTGGGCTGAGTGATGAAGAGATTTCCGAAGTGGTCGGCCTGGTCGCTTTGAATATCTTCACGAACTACTTCAACCACGTTGCCGAGACCGAAGTCGACTTCCCGAAAGTCGAACTGTTCGCCGAAGCGCACTAA
- a CDS encoding DUF4261 domain-containing protein, translated as MADDNDVSRDYRVRLFYKTKPEPSKAAILDKMQVLSEGFAPRDGKRDSDRLDFRHPRFVANIGGKSVGATWSIREEEIEYPGDLTPFLPALEQSWLWDDAEQVVGDCEHQLLITDQTAANMRPIERLQMMQFLVSAVVEATACDAIYWEATEQFLDPQKFVAGLHQFGAKPWKAPGAFNVRVSRVIGYGERRDDESRDMIIDSLGLGILGWPDFQCHFRGLDWREIQQIIYENALEVFENGPKLQDGQAFTSVKATQVWKCRYEEALLGPPRKVIDIDPGIPYCAGLRYAVTAGVYVK; from the coding sequence GTGGCTGACGACAACGACGTTTCGCGCGATTACCGCGTTCGGCTGTTCTATAAAACGAAGCCAGAACCATCGAAGGCCGCCATCCTCGACAAGATGCAAGTCTTGTCGGAAGGATTCGCTCCGCGCGACGGCAAACGCGATTCCGATCGTCTCGACTTTCGTCATCCACGCTTCGTCGCCAACATCGGTGGTAAGTCGGTCGGGGCGACCTGGAGCATTCGAGAAGAAGAGATCGAATACCCCGGCGACCTCACGCCATTTCTGCCGGCTCTGGAACAATCATGGTTGTGGGACGATGCCGAGCAAGTGGTGGGCGACTGTGAACATCAATTGCTGATCACCGATCAGACGGCCGCGAACATGCGTCCGATTGAGCGGCTGCAGATGATGCAGTTTCTCGTTTCCGCCGTGGTCGAAGCCACGGCCTGCGATGCGATCTACTGGGAAGCGACCGAGCAGTTTCTCGATCCACAGAAGTTTGTCGCAGGACTTCACCAGTTCGGGGCGAAACCTTGGAAGGCACCGGGTGCTTTCAATGTCCGCGTGTCGCGCGTGATCGGTTATGGGGAACGTCGCGACGACGAGTCACGCGACATGATCATCGATAGCTTGGGATTAGGCATTCTTGGCTGGCCCGATTTTCAGTGTCATTTCCGCGGGCTCGATTGGCGTGAGATCCAGCAGATCATCTACGAAAACGCCCTCGAGGTCTTCGAGAACGGACCGAAGCTGCAAGATGGTCAGGCCTTCACCTCGGTGAAAGCCACCCAGGTTTGGAAGTGCCGTTACGAAGAGGCACTACTGGGACCGCCCCGCAAAGTGATCGACATCGATCCGGGCATTCCTTACTGCGCTGGCCTGCGATATGCCGTCACCGCAGGCGTCTATGTGAAGTAG
- a CDS encoding DUF3656 domain-containing protein: MTESQPAASTRPELLAPAGDWDCARAAIANGADAIYFGLETGFNARARAKNFSLDDLPALMEMLHWHGVRGYTTVNTLTFADELSTIEPIIRRIAEAGTDAVLVQDLGLVNLIRRTAPELPIHASTQMTLTSAECIAEIEDTGIERVVLARELSVDEIAKIHAQTQMPLEAFVHGALCVAYSGQCLTSESLGGRSANRGQCAQACRLPYELVCDGADIDLGDQKYLLSPQDLAAFSLVPELLEAGVVSFKIEGRLKTPEYVANITRHYRQAIDSALAGKPVTFTQRQVEEMELSFSRGFSPGWLHGCDHKMLVPATSSAKRGVLVAEVVSVDDRRKRVKLELLGRLKAGDGIVFQGDRAAGNEQGGRVFTVSQNGRRVTGEATRGVVEVDFPRGSVDFQYLKPGLQVWKSDDPALTRELRKSFSGELHGRDIPLTIDATAKVGQPLRIWVQSRALGKLELATEQPLEQAQKHSLTEESLQQQLSRLGGSGYSLEQLTAKIAGTPMVPLSVLGKLRKEMVTQLDEARQQMATRRRIIDQDLVLPQIQAEVEPAKIEPGDPKLIVLARTMHQLESVLRADIKTVYVDFQDIREYKHAVPLAREFQATIYIVTPRIQKPGEMGIFKALSKHGADGYVVRNLSGLKFFTELGVACVADFSFNAANQLTVDWLRKRGAERITPSYDLNRDQLLVMAENCAAHLLEPVIHQHMPMFHMEHCVFCSVLSPGTNKTNCGRPCDEHDVKLRDRVGAEHPLKADVGCRNTLFNKTPQSGAEIVQPLLDLGVRTFRIELLNDDPPQEIARVIQLYRDLLAGHVDGEDVWRELKALNRVGVTRGTLEHDRDPLAII; the protein is encoded by the coding sequence ATGACCGAATCGCAGCCAGCCGCATCCACGCGACCAGAGCTTTTGGCTCCGGCAGGAGATTGGGACTGCGCTCGCGCGGCCATTGCTAACGGGGCCGATGCGATCTATTTCGGCCTTGAAACCGGCTTCAATGCCCGCGCCCGCGCCAAGAACTTCTCGCTCGATGACCTGCCGGCCCTGATGGAAATGCTCCATTGGCATGGCGTCCGCGGCTACACCACGGTCAACACGCTGACCTTCGCCGACGAGCTGTCGACCATCGAACCGATCATCCGCCGCATTGCGGAAGCGGGCACCGATGCCGTGTTGGTTCAAGACCTGGGCTTAGTTAACCTGATCCGACGGACCGCTCCCGAGTTGCCGATTCATGCGTCAACCCAGATGACGTTGACCAGTGCCGAGTGTATCGCCGAAATCGAAGACACCGGTATCGAACGGGTCGTGCTCGCTCGCGAGCTTTCGGTCGACGAGATCGCGAAGATCCATGCCCAGACGCAGATGCCGCTGGAAGCGTTTGTGCATGGTGCCTTGTGTGTTGCGTACAGCGGGCAGTGCCTTACCAGCGAATCGCTTGGCGGCCGTAGTGCAAACCGTGGTCAATGTGCCCAGGCCTGTCGCCTTCCGTACGAGCTTGTCTGCGATGGAGCCGACATTGACCTGGGGGACCAGAAGTATTTGCTCAGCCCGCAAGATCTCGCCGCGTTCTCCCTGGTGCCGGAACTGCTCGAGGCTGGTGTCGTTTCGTTCAAGATCGAAGGGCGTTTGAAAACGCCTGAGTACGTGGCCAACATCACCCGGCACTATCGTCAGGCCATCGATTCCGCCTTGGCCGGCAAGCCGGTAACTTTCACGCAGCGTCAAGTCGAAGAGATGGAACTCAGCTTCTCGCGTGGGTTCTCGCCAGGCTGGCTGCATGGCTGCGATCACAAGATGCTCGTCCCGGCGACCAGCAGTGCCAAACGGGGCGTTCTGGTGGCGGAAGTGGTCTCGGTCGACGACCGTCGCAAACGGGTCAAGCTGGAACTCCTCGGTCGATTGAAAGCAGGCGACGGGATCGTTTTCCAGGGAGACCGTGCTGCCGGCAACGAACAAGGTGGCCGCGTCTTCACCGTCAGCCAGAATGGCCGACGCGTCACCGGCGAAGCAACGCGTGGCGTGGTCGAAGTCGACTTCCCACGTGGTTCGGTCGACTTTCAATACTTGAAGCCAGGACTGCAAGTCTGGAAGAGCGACGATCCCGCCCTGACGCGGGAACTTCGTAAGAGCTTCAGCGGCGAACTGCACGGCCGTGATATTCCGTTGACCATCGATGCCACCGCGAAGGTTGGCCAGCCGCTACGAATCTGGGTGCAAAGCCGAGCCCTCGGCAAGCTGGAACTGGCAACTGAGCAGCCATTGGAACAAGCTCAGAAGCACTCGCTAACTGAAGAAAGCTTGCAGCAACAACTCTCGCGACTAGGTGGCAGCGGCTACAGCCTGGAGCAATTGACGGCCAAGATCGCCGGCACCCCGATGGTTCCGCTAAGCGTGCTTGGCAAGCTGCGAAAAGAAATGGTGACCCAACTCGACGAAGCCCGTCAGCAGATGGCAACGCGTCGCCGGATCATCGATCAAGATTTAGTCCTGCCGCAAATTCAAGCTGAAGTCGAACCGGCCAAGATCGAACCAGGCGATCCCAAGTTGATTGTCCTGGCTCGTACCATGCACCAGTTGGAATCGGTCCTGCGTGCCGACATCAAGACGGTGTACGTCGACTTCCAGGACATCCGCGAATACAAACACGCGGTCCCGCTGGCTCGCGAGTTTCAAGCGACCATTTACATCGTTACGCCACGGATTCAGAAGCCAGGCGAGATGGGCATCTTCAAAGCTCTCTCGAAGCATGGTGCCGATGGCTACGTTGTCCGCAACTTGTCGGGGCTGAAGTTCTTCACGGAACTGGGCGTCGCTTGCGTGGCAGACTTCTCGTTCAATGCCGCCAATCAACTGACGGTCGATTGGCTGCGAAAACGCGGAGCCGAGCGGATCACGCCATCCTACGATTTGAATCGCGATCAGTTGCTGGTGATGGCCGAGAACTGCGCCGCTCATCTGCTGGAACCGGTGATTCACCAGCACATGCCGATGTTCCATATGGAACACTGCGTCTTCTGCAGCGTTCTTTCGCCCGGAACGAACAAAACCAATTGTGGTCGTCCGTGTGACGAGCACGACGTGAAACTTCGCGACCGTGTTGGGGCCGAGCATCCCTTGAAGGCGGACGTTGGCTGCCGCAATACGCTCTTCAACAAGACTCCGCAAAGTGGAGCCGAGATCGTTCAGCCGCTGCTTGACCTGGGTGTCCGCACCTTCCGCATTGAACTGCTGAACGACGATCCTCCGCAAGAGATCGCTCGGGTCATCCAACTTTACCGCGATCTGTTGGCAGGCCATGTCGATGGCGAAGACGTCTGGCGAGAACTGAAAGCACTTAACCGCGTTGGTGTGACTCGCGGCACGCTGGAGCACGATCGCGATCCCCTGGCGATCATTTAG
- the rdgB gene encoding RdgB/HAM1 family non-canonical purine NTP pyrophosphatase: MPRPLSDCTEIFVATSNPHKVRELSTLLIPLGIPVRSLPDDADLAALEEDGETLQENARKKAIGHATQLGQWVLADDTGLEVDALDGAPGVRSARYAGDDATMAMNLALLIEHLADVDEEDRKARFMCHLCVADPDGNVVLESSGECRGQIGTAPIGEFGFGYDAMFLVAGLDQTLAQLDDDKTAAVGHRGHAARALVAAWQRHT, encoded by the coding sequence ATGCCTCGTCCTTTGTCAGATTGTACCGAGATCTTCGTCGCGACCTCGAACCCTCATAAGGTTCGCGAGTTGTCGACGCTGCTTATTCCGCTGGGTATCCCGGTTCGGTCGTTGCCGGACGATGCGGATCTAGCCGCGCTCGAAGAAGATGGCGAGACGCTGCAAGAGAACGCTCGGAAAAAGGCAATCGGCCATGCCACGCAGCTTGGCCAATGGGTCTTGGCGGATGACACTGGCCTGGAAGTCGACGCACTCGACGGCGCCCCAGGCGTTCGCTCGGCCCGCTATGCCGGCGACGACGCCACCATGGCGATGAACCTGGCACTGTTAATCGAACACCTGGCAGATGTCGACGAGGAAGATCGCAAGGCTCGCTTTATGTGTCACCTCTGCGTTGCGGATCCGGATGGCAACGTTGTGCTGGAATCGAGCGGCGAGTGTCGCGGGCAGATCGGCACGGCCCCTATTGGCGAATTCGGGTTCGGTTACGATGCGATGTTTCTCGTCGCAGGCCTCGACCAAACCTTGGCCCAACTCGACGACGACAAGACCGCAGCGGTTGGGCACCGGGGGCATGCGGCCCGAGCGTTGGTGGCTGCCTGGCAGCGGCATACCTAG
- a CDS encoding phage holin family protein, giving the protein MTQYSGNGGTDGANMVMFWPENLPEEADTMLRNDPISFVDTMREEGRVIWFYCDGDGQYAVTIFLDEDPPGELRKFMVDEEVYPDVRVQGTTYFGGLEYMYQEDDGMIQEFPGMCNTIDLPEGTYQGAVYRTDIPAAFSRQWLMQRMGTSRYRILHWQQLLSKAAVFGAVGVLFAFFFLVWYVWLVSVGAVALTFVAAVLLARSESCREAIVAIDEFTETFPEYVVVLSSQSPASLEEPESEQLAMPVG; this is encoded by the coding sequence ATGACGCAGTATTCTGGCAATGGCGGGACCGACGGCGCGAACATGGTGATGTTCTGGCCTGAGAATCTCCCGGAAGAAGCAGACACCATGCTCCGGAACGATCCGATTTCCTTCGTCGATACCATGCGCGAGGAAGGCCGGGTCATCTGGTTCTATTGTGATGGCGATGGTCAATATGCGGTGACCATCTTTCTGGATGAAGACCCACCGGGTGAGCTCCGCAAATTCATGGTTGATGAAGAGGTCTACCCCGACGTCCGGGTCCAAGGCACTACCTATTTCGGCGGGCTCGAGTACATGTACCAGGAAGATGACGGGATGATTCAAGAGTTCCCGGGCATGTGTAATACAATCGATCTGCCCGAGGGAACCTATCAGGGGGCGGTCTATCGGACCGACATCCCAGCGGCTTTCAGCCGGCAATGGCTGATGCAACGGATGGGGACCAGCCGGTACCGGATTCTGCACTGGCAACAACTTCTCAGCAAAGCGGCTGTCTTTGGGGCAGTGGGTGTACTGTTCGCCTTCTTTTTCCTGGTCTGGTATGTCTGGCTGGTTTCGGTGGGGGCTGTTGCGTTAACCTTTGTGGCCGCGGTCTTGCTGGCCCGGTCGGAATCGTGCCGGGAAGCGATCGTGGCGATCGACGAATTCACCGAGACCTTCCCAGAATACGTCGTCGTGCTTTCGTCGCAGTCCCCTGCCTCGCTGGAAGAGCCTGAGTCCGAACAATTGGCCATGCCCGTCGGTTAG
- a CDS encoding glycosyltransferase family 4 protein, with the protein MKIVQLISGFGVNGAIIQCLRLTEALARRGHDVTLIGREGSWIQEQVEGTNIKFVDSALRRWPLKQVKQMARWIEDENVDIVHTHNTSGQLFGIMLKMFTRVPVVATAHHTKVHAYWAMKDFVIANSDHTRSVEVNWNRVRQQNVETVRALIDHAPIPRNADELRQAWREEHGFREEDKVVGIVGDVCPRKNHLLLLKALPAILRQVPNAKIAVIGNRCPIYIKRVRSQVIRMGVRDAFRFINFQNDIPNVMRAIDLLVACPTQEAFGLTPPEAMAACKPVVATRVGGLIESVADGETGYLVPSQNADALGEAIIKILRDDQLAQQMGQAGRARFLDMFDNHRNVVRHEEIYADVARRVLRREVAWPSVPLEPRPASIPTVGLPPMVYHR; encoded by the coding sequence ATGAAAATCGTCCAACTCATCTCCGGATTCGGCGTCAACGGAGCCATTATCCAGTGCTTGAGATTGACCGAAGCCCTCGCCCGGCGCGGTCATGACGTTACTTTGATTGGTCGTGAAGGCTCATGGATTCAAGAGCAAGTCGAAGGGACCAACATCAAGTTTGTCGATTCCGCACTACGCCGCTGGCCGCTGAAGCAGGTCAAACAAATGGCCCGCTGGATCGAAGACGAAAATGTCGACATCGTTCATACGCACAACACCAGCGGCCAGCTCTTTGGCATCATGCTGAAGATGTTCACCCGCGTCCCGGTCGTCGCCACGGCCCATCACACCAAAGTCCACGCCTATTGGGCGATGAAAGACTTTGTGATCGCGAACTCGGATCATACCCGTAGTGTCGAAGTTAACTGGAATCGCGTTCGCCAACAGAATGTCGAGACCGTTCGAGCCCTGATCGATCATGCCCCGATCCCTCGCAACGCCGACGAACTCCGCCAGGCCTGGCGAGAAGAACATGGCTTCCGTGAAGAGGACAAAGTGGTTGGCATCGTCGGTGACGTGTGTCCTCGCAAAAACCACCTGCTGCTGCTCAAAGCGTTGCCGGCCATTTTACGGCAAGTTCCCAATGCGAAGATCGCCGTGATTGGTAACCGCTGCCCGATCTACATCAAGCGGGTTCGTTCCCAGGTCATTCGGATGGGCGTTCGCGATGCGTTTCGCTTCATCAATTTCCAGAACGACATTCCCAACGTGATGCGAGCCATCGATCTTTTAGTCGCTTGCCCCACCCAGGAAGCCTTCGGCCTGACACCTCCCGAAGCAATGGCGGCCTGCAAACCCGTGGTCGCCACGCGGGTTGGCGGTCTGATCGAGAGCGTCGCTGATGGCGAGACCGGTTACCTGGTCCCCAGCCAGAACGCTGATGCCTTGGGCGAGGCGATCATCAAGATCCTGCGCGATGACCAATTGGCCCAGCAGATGGGCCAGGCCGGACGTGCCCGTTTCCTCGATATGTTCGACAACCACCGCAACGTGGTCCGACACGAAGAGATTTATGCCGACGTCGCACGTCGCGTCCTCCGCCGCGAGGTCGCCTGGCCTAGCGTTCCGCTGGAACCTCGGCCTGCATCGATTCCAACGGTCGGACTGCCTCCGATGGTCTATCATCGATAG